CATCAGTCTGATCCACAAAGCTGACAGGGACCTGAGGGCCCCAAAGCTGCCGCCCAGGCCAGGCAGACAATGTCCAGCACAGTGCTGGGCCCTTGGGCAGCCTCTCTTCATGCTGGACCCTTGTCAGCCTCGGATCCCAATAGAGGGACTCCAAGGATAAGGACAAGAAAACAAACAGTTCCCAGCACATCACCTGATGTTTTTCAGTGTGGAGAAAGAATGCAGGTTCAAAGGGCTGCCCTAGTTTCCAGCAACAAGGGTTCCCTCGGGGAGGCAGCAGCATATTGTACTGATAGAGCACAGGGGAAGCATCAAAAGGGATGTTTTGgagacagagaggaggcaggCTTTTGATAAAGAATGTTGGcttcttctctgaaaaaaaaaaaagaaaaagaaatttgggatAGGAAAAAATCAAGACAGGATAAATAATAGTTGCCATTTTTTTGTCTACTCTATGCGCTTTACTTTTTGTGCTGTTAAAGGAATCCTCTGGAGAGCCTGTGGGGTGAGCAGATCACGGATACTTTATGGACGAGGAAACTGAGAGCCACAGTGGTCCAGTAATGCCACCAAGATCACATAGCTCTACGTGGCCAAGCCAGGAGACAAACTCAGGACTTTTCTGATTTCCAAACTGCTTtctgtgccccccaccctgcctgtTTTACATTTCCAGATTCCAGATTTTTCTTCCATGATAACATAGAGTCATTGCCGTCCCTGCTTAGACTTTGTCATTTGGGGTACTTGTGCCCCAAACCACTCTGCGTTGTTTCTCAGTTAGCATCCACGACCATCCTATGAAAAGGGCACTATTATTTTCCAAGTGTTTTGCTGAGGAACAAACccagagatgttaagtaatttgtccgaggtcctgggaagagggaggggcCACACTGGAAGGCCACTGTGCGACCCCAAACCCGGGGCTCACTCCTCTCCACCAGGGACTAGCAAACTACAGCCGTGGGCCAGATCAGGCtggctgcctttcttttttttttttttttaatttcccatttcattaaaattttatttaaattcatttaaattcaattagttaattagcatataatgtattattggttttagTAGAGTTCAGGggttcatcagtcttatataactcccagtgctcatctcatcaagtgccctccttcatgcccatcccccagttaccccatcccccccacctcccctccagccaccctctgTGTGTTCCtagggttaagagtctcttgtggtttgtctccctctctgatttcatcttgttttattttttcctctcttcccctatgctcctctgctttgtttcttacaTCCCACatttgagtgagatcatatgataattgtctttctttgagttattttgcttaacataataccctctagttccatccatgttgttgcaaatggcaagatttcattcttttcgatgaccaagtaatatttaattgtatatatagaccacatccttattcattcatctgtcgatggacatcagggctctttccatagtttggctcttgtggacactgctgttataaatattggggtgcaagtgcccctttggatcactacgtttgtatctttgggataaatacccagtagtgcaatcgcTGGGTCACAGAGTAGCTTtgttttcaactttctgaggaacctccacacagttttccagagtggctgcaccagcttgcatccccaccaacagtgcaagaggttcccctttctccacatcctcgccaacatctgttgtttcctgacttgttaattttggCTGCCTCCTCTTGTAAGATTTGTAGcccattgttgttttgttttacattttaaagtactgttttcctattttaaatggttaaaagaaatcaaaaggagaataatattctgtgacatgtgaaaattatatggaTTAAAATTTTTGTGTCTGTCTATAAATGAAGTTCATTTCTATTGTTTCCTTGTCATCTCCAGCTGCTTTTGGGCTCCCAGGGCTAAGCTGAGTCACCGTGATCGAGACTGCCgtgtggcccacaaagcctacaGTATTCactatctggccttttatagGAAAAGCTTGCTGTCCTCTGCTCTGTGGTATCCCGTGGACAACCAAAGGGGGACATCACCACTGAACCCAGAGAGCGAGGCATCCAGTCCCCCCACTGCGGAGCTGGGCCAAGCTGGAGGGAACAGTGGCCTTTCCTGCTGACCGTGCATGGCCCACTGGTCCCCCAGAGAAGCTGCAGAGGAAAGCCCAGGCTGGCCAGCTCTGGGGTTGCCTACAGAGTCCAGTGCCCAGTGATGCAGGGAATCAAGTCGCTGGGGGCTCAGGGGCCAGCTCAAGCTAAGGAACCGGCACAGAAGTGATGAGACGGCCTAGGACTTGGGTGGGACCAGAGCTGATGTGTGGGTGAGTTGGCAGGAgttgaggggagggaggtgggtcgAGGCCTGGCTTGAGAGGCTGGTTTTGGGTGGGTGATGGGGTTGGGGAGTGGGCATCACACTTCAGGATGACAGAGGAGGAAAGGCTGGCAATCAAGGCTTTATGTCCAGGTGAAGAGTGTCTGGAAAGCTTTGGCCCACGCCCGCAGACAGATCCCTGGCCCCCATCAACCTCGGACAGAGCAGGGAGGGCTGTGGACACTGTGGGGCTCAGGGCTTGCGTGCCAGGGCTCCTTTCGCAGGCCATCTTCCCGTGGTTGTCTCCTGCCCTTCTTCCAAGTGCTGGAAGGATGTGCCATTTGTACCCCCCTCACCTTCTAGGAGTGCCCCTGGCCCTCTGGGGAAGGGGAGCTTCTTATTCCTGTAAAAGCTTTAGGTTCTAGGTATAATGAGCAATGAAAATCCACACGAAAAAGTGAAGAGAGGGGCTGGCGTCTGAGGGGGGAGATCAGGCTTTGGAGTGGAGGAGGTATGGGAGCTGTCTGCCCACTCAGAGCTGGGCTCCAGGAGCTTCGAAATCTGGTCCTGTTCCTGGCAGGGTTTGGGGAGAAGGCGGAGCAGAATGATGAGGAGGTTAGAAGAGGGGACCCTGGGTCTTGGGGGGCTGGTGCTGTTTAAGGATTCGTGGTGCCCAGTTGTTCAGGGGTAAACCCCAGACTGGAGGGGGCTCTGTGCTCTCGAGGAGGAAGAGGTCAGCAGccaggcaggggtgcagggaaGGAGCAGCATGGGCTCCTGGGATGCTGTGCACCTTGTGACGTGAGGGAACCCCGCCAGCCCCTGGGGATAGGGGCACAGAGTGGAAATTAGGGTGATTTCAAAGAACAGAATGTGGTATTTCCTAAGCATCGGAATCTTTGGACTGACAGTTGTGTGTCACACGCAGGACACTCAGTGcttgctcctcctctcccactgTTACTCCTCCttgcctccctccttcttcttcctccactcttccctctccccctcctcctcccattctctccccttctctcctcttccccttcctcatcctcttcctcctctcacctcttcctcccttcttcctctccctctccttcccttccccctcctaccctcctttcctccctctccacctcctcccctccctctacctccttctctccctcctcttcttcctcctctcccttctccctcccctcttccttctcttcttcctcccctccctctgtttctctcctcttctctatCCCCTTccatcccctctctccctctcacctccccaCTAGCCACTaattcttccccttcctcctcttcctcccttcttcctctcccttccttccccctccttcccctctttctttcctcactcaccacctcctcctctccctcctcctctcccttcctctcctccttacTGTTATCACTAAGATAAGGCTAAGTGCAGACTCTCAGTTTTCCTGATGATGTGACTCCTTCTAAATTGATAGCCATTAAGAATTTCTAGGTGCTCAGTTCTCTCATAGGTCCCAATGGGGGGAGGAGCTCAATAAAGACATGATCTGTGGGTAGACCAGAAACTCAGGACACTGGAACAGTGTGGGGTGATACAGAGAACACAGAATTGTGTGTCATAACCTAAGTGGTGGTGGCCACAGAGGGGGCAGGTCAGTGGGGGCTGGAGTGGAAGCTGCCTGCCAGCAGAACCTCAGCATCAGAGATGGTTGGCGCAAGAAGAAAAGAGCCAGAGATCAGCATGTGTAGCTCCCtcctcttacagatgaggaaactgagacccagagaggctcAGAAGGGCCCAGAGCCTGACCTGAGGTACCCAGTAACTTGGTGATGGAAGTTGAACTTGATTATAATTAATGGATATTTCTGTCTCTAAACACCCAGTGGCTACATTTCTAGACTAAGATGCCAGTGCAATTAATAATGGTGATCATAGTCAACGTGTCCCGCACACTCCCTGTGTGTCATCCGTCCTGCTGAGCACTGTGTTTGAATCACCTCGTATGACTCGCCAGTCCTTATAGAACCACTCCTGCTTTCCTTAGCAACCGCCTGGCCCTCCGACCCCAGCCAACCTGTTTTGGCTAATCTTTCGATGCTCTAACTTCTGCAGTCTTCACCTGTGTCAGCTAACCCTGCGCATTTCCTTGCACaccccctcttcttctccctggTTTACTCTGCCCTTTTCAGCCAAGGCCAGCTGGAGTTCTGATTCTCCCTGGAAGCCTGCCTCCCAGGCCTTGGCACTGGCTCAGAGAGGATGTGTGTGGATGCTCGCATGGGGGTGAGTGAACGGCATGATGTGCATCTGCGGGAGCCTGTCAGGGATGCTGCAACAACCATCATTCCCTATTCCCCATTTGCTCCCTCCCCGGGTTAACTGAGTAGTAATGGCATAAATGAGTATAAAACAAGGCACACGAGCATCACGAACCATAGGGGAGGCACACACTGGCCGAGAGATGAAGGCAGGGATGGGTTATTCCCACCCATGGCCATCAGGTGTATTTTCTGATGTGATCCCTCTGGATCTGGAAGGTGGAGAGGTTGCAGATGTGTAGAGATGGTGGGAAAAGGAGTCGGTTTGGAGCCCCCAAAGGGATGGGGTGACAGGAGGTGAGGAATGTGCACACTGTGGGAAATTGTGTAAGGTGGAGAGAGGTTGAGAATAAGAGCAGAGGGTTGAGTGAGGTGTGAGGAGACCACATCTGTGGGGTGGGCTGTCAACGGGGGCCCCTAACTCTTACTGAGCACTTATGACCTGCTGAGCTCTTCTGAGAGCTTTCAATGCAGTGACTCGCATTTTCCACACAACATTATCCCCATGttaccaatgaggaaactgagtcacagagaagtAAAGTAACAGACTAAGGCCACACAGCCGGGGAGTGGTGGCTCAATAATCAAATCTGTGCTCTGTGCTTTCCCCTGTTCCACTGTGCTGCCTCCCGAGGGCCCTGGAAGGGAACAGAGAGTAGtgggcagagagaagaaaggagccTTGTTTTGAGGACCTTTGGCCAATTCTCTGGCGTAACGTGGATCTCCTCAACTACGAAAAACGTGTCGTTGGAACCACGAGTTCTGTTGTGGTTCCCACACGAGTTCCAACCCAACCATGAGTTCCCAACCCAGAGCGGGTGCTCCCAGGTTGTAGTCCTGCAATAAAGGACACGGGGTTCCGGGGCCTAAGAAACGAGTGCCTGAGAGATTCTGCAGGCTCTCAAAGATCTTCCAGAAACGCAGTATCCTATGTAGCAACAGCATCCCTGCACTTTGTCATCCCTAGGCCCCTGTCTGTCACCTTTTGTTTATGATGACTGAGGGCATTTGCATGAAAACAGGGTTTTCTCAGTCTTCTGAGGGCTCTGCTTCCTGCTGCTGGTTCTCACCTGAAGCCATAATTCTCCATTTGTGGCTCAATAACCATCTCCCGGGTGGCTAATTATGGGCCATATGCTCCTGGGGCTGGTGTGCTGGAAAAGCAGACTGGCGTGCTCCGCGTCTGCCTCCTATTCCCATTTCTCTTTTGGACTTGCTAGCTCAAACCTGTCGTCCACAGTGTGTCCCCAGGGCCTCGCGAGACTGTTTTCTCCCTCAGGTAGTGTTCGTTTTGCAGGTGACCCCAGCTGGGCTTAACTGGGCATTCACTAGACTGCCTGCCAGCATCACAGTGTTGACCAGTTGGCAAAAATCAACAAGAGGGCAGATGATGTCTGCTGTTTAAATCCCCTACAGGTGGGGTGATGAAGTGGAAAGAGTTTTGGCTTGGGATCTGCGGAAGTTGAGATCTGCTCCCGGCTTTGTTGGGAAATTGCTGTTACGACTTTGGAGAAATCTCTTCACCCTTCTGGTTCTTAGTTTTTTGTCCATATATATAGGAGAGATTTTGGTTAGATCAGTGGTTTCTAACCTGATTCCTAGGTGTCTGAAAAGGTAGTGATGGGCGTAGGGGGGCCTTTAAAAACAGCTTTGAATTCCCTCTAACCATTAACTCCTAGAGAGAAGTAATTACTGCCTATTCACTGAATCTCCATTATCTAGGACAGTGTTTGGCACAGAAGGTGCAAacaatgaatgtttgttgaaatATGAAGGCCTTTCAGAAAGCCCAACAAAGATCTTTCTTCCGTGCTGATGAGGCTGGGCTGGCTAACAGAAACTTTGGATTCTTTAATGATTAGCATGACATTGAAGATGAACCACtcatgggttttttgtttgtttgtttgtttctgcatAATCGTGTGACTTAAGCAGGGAAGGAATCTTTGGGAAGCGTGCTGGCTAGATTGAGGACTGAGGAAAAGATTGCAAACCAGGCTCAAAAAAATGATGGACATTTGCAGAAGCTAAGGCACCAAGAACACAGGTGAGTTTCAGTATTCAAGGCGGGAGGTGTGATTGGATGAGCCAAGGTCATGTGACTGTCCAACTACTGGGTGGGGATGGGCACTGCTTAGTTTTCTTAGGCTTCCAGAGGTTTTGTCTCCACCAAGACTGCCATACACATTGGGGATTTCTATGAAACAGGAAGGAAATTTGGATTCCAGGTAGCCAAAAATGACAAAGGACCATTGCACCTGTAACTCTGGCCCTGCTGCACTTAATCTGATCTTTGCTCAGTAGCCAATGGGTGACTTCGATGAAGGGAATGGGAAAATAAACTTATGTTTGCCTTTTGATAAGGAAAAACATCTATGTGCCTGGAGTGTatgtgaaataaattataaagggaTATCCACTTATGGATGAAGATAGGACCTTTTCCTATTCTACAAAGCTGAGGTTCTCTACCAAGATAAGTGAAGAGTTTCCCCTGTTGAGATGCAGATACAGGTGCTGAGGGAGATTCACCTTTGCTGTATCTCCAGCTGTTCAGTGGGAGCTCCAGTGACCGGTATGCCTCGCCATCTCTCCAAACCTCATAATCCCAACTGGTTTACTTCACTGGGATTTTGTGAGATCAAATGAGATCACGGATTTGAACATCATCTATAACCCTAAATGTACTCATGTTGCCAATAACCATCAACAACAGGTCAGTGATACCGATATCCATCTTGGTATTTTTCTGGACAGTGTGGGTGGGTAGCCATCCATGAGGAAACACTTTTCTTTCTCACTAACTTACATTTTTTGTGTTCCTTTTATTTGTGCAGTTGACAAATGTCACTTGCAGCTGTCCACAATCTTTTGAATAGCCTCACTacctcttaattatttttaatgttaggaCTCTCATCTTCTCAAGGAAGAATCCAGAAATTTTGCATCCCAAGGATTGCTTGAACCAGGATAATGGCAGGGGACCTGGGTCCCTTTAGTCAGGTGAACTTCTTGGAGGCCTGGAATCAGAAATGAGCAATATGAGGTCCTTGTCTGGAAGGTGGGGGTGCTGTTTGGTTCTTTGGGGGCAGCAGTGGTGGAATTTCTGGCATTCAGTCTCAGTCTTGGTAGGTACTGTACAGTGATGTTTGTTAGAAAATCCCCACAGGGGTGTTTGGACTCAGCAGATTCAGAGtccattctttattcctctcaGAGATATTTTGAGTTATCTAATTGCCTTTCATATGTTCCTTTCATGCTTACACTAGACAGAATGAATTCTGCTGTTTGTAGCTGAGATTCCTTCCTAAGATAGGAAGCCAGTTCCAAAAGTTACACAACCCATGCTGTGTATCGAAGTGGCTTAGTGGGGGTGGCCAGATAGTAGGAGGCAAGGATTTACCCAAGGTCAGCTGGAGACAGGATGGCCTCACTTTCATGTCGGCAAATCCATGTCTGCTGTGCCCTGTTGGTCTaacttttatttgttcatccttGAGACACTACTTCTGCCAATGGAGACTGCAGGGTGAAGAAAAATGGTAGGAGAAGTTCTTTTCCAAAATCAAATGGAGTCACTTCCTTGTCTTAGGCAGTGGTTTGGGCATCTCCTTTGTTGCTTTGACTCCTGCTGATACCCTTGCCCTTTCCTTCTATCCCTTCACTGGTGCTAGTTGTAAGATCAGTAAAGATTTTACCTTTTCACAAGTGGATGTTATAGTCTTtgaaaatgtaaagataaaaaCTAATGGAGGAGATAcaggtgacagaggcagagataaagatggagagagagaaaggacaatgagagagagagacagagggaaacagaaacaaagaggCAAAAAGTGAGAGAGACTGATGGCAGATATGATCTCTGGTGAGTTAGTTTCTGTGGTAGTAGCCTCTACGATGGCCTCAGTGAGCCCCACGTCTGGTCTTTGCACCCCGTGTAGTCCTTTTCCACACTGAATCAGGGCTGGGCTGTGTGACCAGTAGAGTATGGTGAAGGTCACAGTGGTGATTCCCAAGGCGAGGTCATAGAGTGCATTGCAGCTTCTGCTTTGGCTTCTTGGGCCATTTTCTCTACAGGAAGCCAGTTGCCATGTTGGAAGGACACTCATGCAGCTCTGTGGAGAGCCCACATGAAGAGAAACCAACTTAGCCATTGCAACTTGTTGGCCATGGGAGTGAACCTCCTGGGAGGTGGGTCTTGTGGTCTTGGTCCATCACTGAGATGACTGGACTGCAGCTGATACCCGGCAGCAATCACCTGAGAGAGCCTGAGCCAGAGATGCCCAACAAGGCTGCTTCTGCTCCTTGATCTGCAGAGCTGGGGGAGATCGTGATTTCTGTCGTTTTGAGCTACTGAATGTCAGATTATTTGTCACACAGCATTAGATACTCAATATAGTTCTCTTGCTGCCCTTCTTTTTTGGTAAAATGCCCTAGTGTCTGAGGTGAGGGCAGACAATGGACATGTTTGGGAACCTCTTCTCTTCTTCTACTGGTGTTATTGTTTGGCTTCATAGACTCGCTTGTTCTTCACTTAGTAGAAATTCCTCTTGGGCTCTGGTAGAAAGCCGAacattatttctagttttcagtATTATTGCACCTGTAATTCTCCTGGGTCTATTTTTGTAAGTATTTCAATGGGAAGGTGGATGAGGATAAATCAAATACTATTATCTTGCTGTTCTCTTAACCAGGAAATCAAAAATCTATAACTGCTCTAGGTTGTTACTTATGTATTCCATCATTACACAGTTTTGAACACATAGTTCCAAACCATGTTATCttgcttgttcatttatttattatttacatgtgCCATTATATTGTTTTATCATATGTTAGAAAGTAtccataaaatatgaatttaggaaatatgagagaaaaataaatagaaattcgaataccttcttttttctattcaaatGGTTATtggggtacccaggtggctcagccaggtaagcatctgactcttgatttcagcttaggtcatgatctcaggattctgagttagagctccacattgggctccacactcagcagggagtctgcttgagatccctctctcctgcccttccccccaccactcatgtgcatgctctctctctttataaaataaatctttaaaaccaaacaaacaaaccaaatggTTGTCTTGGCACTGATGGTAAATATGTCCCTTCTCCCACTTTGGAGACCACTGATCTCCCATATGGTTAGCTTTTGATATTCATGTATTATGTGTATGTTATTTAAAGACAGAGGTCCTGCTTTATTATCTTTTCCAAGATTGCAGGGTTGTTACtacatcatgtttttttttttttttaatattttatttatttatttgagagagagagagagtgagagagagcagaagcagggggaggggcagagccctgatgtagggctcagtcctaggaccccaggatcatgacctgacaa
This portion of the Canis aureus isolate CA01 chromosome 14, VMU_Caureus_v.1.0, whole genome shotgun sequence genome encodes:
- the LOC144283352 gene encoding uncharacterized protein LOC144283352, giving the protein MWQEGGNLAETRWPGYGLLSPGPCLPIAIRSRWVLRVTSLLPAGQGPQALFIIDSRRNALVSGAEQDYEASAELEKLAVLCSVVSRGQPKGDITTEPRERGIQSPHCGAGPSWREQWPFLLTVHGPLVPQRSCRGKPRLASSGVAYRVQCPVMQGIKSLGAQGPAQAKEPAQK